From the Burkholderia mayonis genome, one window contains:
- a CDS encoding phospholipase D-like domain-containing protein has protein sequence MSVSVRSYLSPTLVLLAFDWPDARRRDDFLGFAIKRTPGFWSTDGKTRAATSWLPNRLTFDGPAAGTQGDAPTDQAPIQKFMWWDARIDPPDRGRTFRYDVYPVVGTPASLHVLEADAGVCSVTLPAHVEDGIGTWFNRAVVSSQAFAKQVRALHLAAGDAPPPDAALKLRTWLANDLQETFGLVLGGDARRAVSAVYHLTDPLWAIPAFDAFGRAHGADALAIVYDAHETQRGRGEPPLPSPNQPAVDRLTGIATLAPRDKTRIMHDKFIVAGDETGPARVLTGSANFTTEGITEQANVLHTFESAALAELYNARARALASNPGIAETARLAPGWSEAIEIGSARVRVSFSPEPRGVRTQIDTVVDAIRGAQHSVAFCLFMPTDAALRDACFEAGDRGLMMFGLVNGISARGAQQADADQRDGKTLDAARLANLELYHRSRSNRDVIDAAYFSPAAVPDGFETELRLFPGEAPPAYPPVVIHHKFIVIDAEGADPIVYSGSANMSGNSEHFNDENLLEIRDARVAAIYLAEFLRLYEHYRARALAIASRRGSGSDAGSGTGVRGKLALQPDSRWAKKYFVAGSPEEKARIALAKPAPATHAQA, from the coding sequence ATGTCCGTCAGCGTGCGCAGCTATCTTTCCCCGACGTTGGTCCTGCTGGCCTTCGATTGGCCCGACGCGCGGCGGCGCGATGATTTTCTCGGTTTTGCGATCAAGCGTACGCCCGGCTTCTGGTCGACGGACGGCAAGACGCGCGCCGCGACGAGCTGGCTGCCGAACCGGCTGACGTTCGACGGCCCCGCGGCCGGCACCCAAGGCGATGCGCCGACCGATCAGGCGCCGATCCAGAAATTCATGTGGTGGGACGCGCGGATCGATCCACCGGATCGCGGCCGGACGTTTCGCTACGACGTCTATCCGGTCGTCGGCACGCCCGCGTCGCTGCACGTGCTCGAAGCCGATGCGGGCGTATGCAGCGTCACGCTGCCCGCGCACGTCGAGGATGGGATCGGCACGTGGTTCAACCGCGCGGTGGTGAGCTCGCAGGCGTTCGCGAAGCAGGTTCGCGCGCTGCATCTCGCCGCAGGCGATGCGCCGCCGCCCGACGCGGCGCTGAAGCTGCGCACGTGGCTTGCGAACGATCTGCAGGAGACCTTCGGATTGGTACTCGGCGGCGATGCGCGGCGCGCGGTGTCGGCGGTCTATCACCTGACCGATCCGCTTTGGGCGATTCCGGCATTCGACGCGTTCGGCCGCGCGCACGGCGCCGATGCGCTCGCGATCGTCTATGACGCGCACGAGACGCAGCGCGGCCGCGGCGAGCCGCCGCTGCCGTCGCCGAACCAGCCGGCCGTCGACCGATTGACGGGCATCGCGACGCTCGCACCGCGCGACAAGACGCGGATCATGCACGACAAGTTCATCGTCGCGGGCGACGAGACGGGGCCCGCGCGCGTGCTGACCGGCTCGGCGAACTTCACGACCGAGGGCATCACCGAGCAGGCGAACGTACTGCACACGTTCGAGTCGGCGGCGCTCGCCGAGCTGTACAACGCGCGAGCGCGCGCGCTCGCGTCGAATCCGGGCATCGCCGAGACCGCGCGGCTCGCGCCCGGCTGGTCGGAGGCGATCGAAATCGGTTCGGCGCGCGTGCGCGTGTCGTTTTCGCCGGAGCCGCGCGGCGTGCGCACGCAGATCGACACGGTTGTCGACGCGATCCGCGGTGCGCAGCATTCGGTTGCGTTTTGTCTCTTCATGCCGACCGATGCCGCGCTGCGCGACGCGTGCTTCGAAGCGGGCGACCGCGGGCTGATGATGTTCGGGCTCGTCAACGGGATCAGCGCGCGCGGCGCGCAGCAGGCGGACGCGGATCAGCGCGACGGCAAGACGCTCGATGCCGCGCGTCTCGCGAACCTCGAGCTGTATCACCGCAGCCGTTCGAATCGCGACGTGATCGACGCCGCGTATTTCTCTCCCGCAGCGGTGCCGGACGGCTTCGAGACGGAGCTGCGGCTCTTTCCGGGGGAAGCGCCGCCCGCTTATCCGCCCGTCGTCATTCACCACAAGTTCATCGTGATCGACGCGGAGGGGGCGGATCCGATCGTCTACAGCGGCTCGGCGAACATGAGCGGGAATTCCGAGCATTTCAACGACGAGAATCTGCTGGAGATTCGCGATGCGCGCGTCGCGGCGATCTATCTCGCGGAGTTCTTGCGGCTTTACGAGCACTATCGTGCGCGCGCGCTGGCGATCGCTTCGCGTCGCGGCTCGGGTTCGGATGCGGGTTCGGGGACGGGCGTGCGCGGCAAGCTTGCGTTGCAGCCGGATTCGCGGTGGGCGAAGAAGTACTTCGTCGCGGGAAGCCCGGAGGAGAAGGCGCGGATCGCGCTTGCCAAGCCGGCGCCGGCGACGCACGCGCAGGCCTGA
- a CDS encoding DeoR/GlpR family DNA-binding transcription regulator: MLAEQRHRYILSELGRAGALSVAQLVNALNVSRETIRRDLNALAARGLVITTHGGALAADRHEPSVSERDASHADAKRAIGRRAAEFVADGASVLLDSGSTVHAVALALVDRHRLTVYTNDWRIAGVLGRRNGNRVTLLGGELSDDEDATFGLDTIQQLGQYHVDFAFVGAGGITPDGTLTDYSRVVAEVRGRMLAAAAAPVVVADHSKFGRVMPVRINGSEAARFLVTERAPDKAMRRALTLRGIELVVCG; encoded by the coding sequence ATGCTTGCAGAACAACGTCATCGCTACATCCTGTCCGAACTCGGTCGCGCGGGCGCACTGTCGGTCGCACAGCTCGTGAACGCGCTCAACGTGTCGCGCGAGACGATCCGCCGCGATCTGAACGCGCTTGCCGCGCGCGGCCTCGTGATCACGACGCACGGCGGCGCGCTCGCCGCCGACCGGCACGAGCCGAGCGTGTCCGAGCGCGATGCGTCGCACGCGGACGCGAAGCGCGCGATCGGCCGGCGCGCGGCCGAGTTCGTGGCCGATGGCGCGTCGGTGCTGCTCGACTCGGGCAGCACGGTCCATGCGGTCGCGCTCGCGCTCGTCGACCGGCATCGACTGACCGTCTATACGAACGACTGGCGGATCGCCGGCGTGCTCGGCCGCCGCAACGGCAACCGCGTGACGCTTCTCGGCGGCGAGCTGTCCGATGACGAAGACGCGACATTCGGCCTCGACACGATCCAGCAGCTCGGGCAATACCACGTCGATTTCGCGTTCGTCGGCGCGGGCGGGATCACGCCGGACGGCACGTTGACCGATTATTCGCGCGTCGTCGCCGAAGTGCGCGGGCGGATGCTCGCGGCGGCGGCGGCGCCCGTCGTCGTCGCCGATCACTCGAAGTTCGGACGCGTGATGCCCGTGCGGATCAATGGCTCGGAGGCGGCCCGCTTCCTCGTGACCGAGCGCGCGCCGGACAAGGCGATGCGGCGGGCGTTGACGTTGCGCGGGATCGAGCTCGTCGTCTGTGGTTGA
- a CDS encoding MFS transporter — protein MNQKTMGWITVFLLFIVYGINYLDRVALSIVAPMVQKDLGIDAAQMGIVFSTFFVGYALFNFIGGLASDRLGPKLVYVLAVGLWSIFCGMTAIAIGFVSLLIVRLLFGMAEGPLCSAANKMVNNWLPRESAATAMGLLSAGSPLGGAIAGPIVGVLAVEFGWRPAFWIVCAIGLAWVLVWVATTSDRPAQRVSTAEQAVPGGVAPARAAAQQPAAGTADAPPLRHYLKQPRILATGVAFFGYNYVLFFFLSWFPSYLVQAHHLNIREMSVATVVPWLVGTVGLACGGVISDAIYKLTGNAMLSRRIVLVSCLLGAGICVAVAGSVRSSQSAVALMSVSLFFLYVTGAIYWAIVQDLVVPARVGAVSGCLHCMGSLSGVVGPAVTGFIVERSGSFVSAFVLAGAIALIGAVLSALFLRNRPRDTRMLREIPIL, from the coding sequence ATGAACCAGAAAACGATGGGATGGATCACGGTATTCCTGCTGTTCATCGTGTATGGCATCAATTATCTCGACCGCGTCGCGCTGTCGATCGTCGCGCCGATGGTGCAGAAGGATCTCGGGATCGACGCTGCGCAGATGGGCATCGTCTTCAGCACGTTCTTCGTCGGCTATGCGCTGTTCAACTTCATCGGCGGCCTCGCGTCGGACCGGCTCGGGCCGAAGCTCGTCTATGTGCTGGCGGTCGGCCTGTGGTCGATCTTCTGCGGGATGACGGCGATCGCGATCGGCTTCGTGAGTCTGCTGATCGTGCGCCTGCTGTTCGGCATGGCGGAAGGGCCGCTCTGCTCGGCGGCGAACAAGATGGTCAACAACTGGCTGCCGCGCGAATCGGCGGCGACCGCGATGGGGCTCCTGAGCGCCGGCTCGCCGCTGGGCGGCGCGATCGCCGGGCCGATCGTCGGGGTGCTCGCCGTCGAGTTCGGCTGGCGGCCGGCTTTCTGGATCGTCTGCGCGATCGGCCTCGCATGGGTGCTCGTCTGGGTTGCGACGACGTCCGATCGGCCCGCGCAGCGCGTATCGACGGCCGAGCAAGCCGTGCCCGGCGGTGTCGCGCCGGCCCGCGCGGCGGCGCAGCAACCGGCCGCCGGCACCGCCGATGCGCCGCCGCTTCGCCATTACCTGAAGCAGCCGCGCATCCTCGCGACGGGCGTCGCGTTCTTCGGCTACAACTATGTGCTGTTCTTCTTCCTGAGCTGGTTCCCGAGCTACCTCGTGCAGGCGCATCACCTGAACATCCGCGAGATGAGTGTCGCGACCGTCGTGCCGTGGCTCGTCGGCACCGTCGGCCTCGCGTGCGGCGGCGTCATCTCGGACGCGATCTACAAGCTCACCGGCAACGCGATGCTGTCGCGCCGGATCGTGCTCGTGAGTTGCCTGCTCGGCGCGGGGATCTGCGTCGCGGTGGCGGGCTCGGTGCGCTCGTCGCAGAGCGCGGTCGCGCTGATGTCCGTGTCGCTCTTCTTCCTCTACGTGACGGGCGCGATCTACTGGGCGATCGTGCAGGACCTCGTCGTGCCCGCGCGGGTCGGCGCCGTCAGCGGTTGCCTGCACTGCATGGGGAGCCTGTCGGGCGTCGTCGGGCCGGCCGTCACCGGCTTCATCGTCGAACGCAGCGGCTCGTTCGTGTCCGCGTTCGTGCTCGCGGGTGCGATCGCGCTGATCGGCGCGGTGCTGTCCGCGCTGTTTCTCCGCAATCGTCCGCGCGACACGCGCATGCTGCGCGAAATCCCGATTCTGTAG
- a CDS encoding mannitol dehydrogenase family protein — MPLLSSDQCRDLPADVSRPRYDRRALRTGIVHLGLGAFHRAHQARYTETLLDRGDTRWGIAGVELRRRHAVDLLAAQDHLYSVTERDGDAARTRIVGAVHRALFAPQALAPLLSLIADPDVSIVSLTVTEKGYYRKAGGADLDVDDPAIRRDLQQPDAPWTTLGVLAAGIRLRASGAPLSVVCCDNIPSNGDTLRMLATQYAEQFDGALARRIRGDVAFPNTMVDRIVPAATPESLDWVEARIGVRDEAAIVCEPFAQWVFEDRFAGARPRWEDAGALVATDVRPYEKMKLRLLNGAHSAIAYVGQLRGRRTVSDAMADPLIDAFVRGLMTRDLLATVDVPAGYDARAYCASLIERFRNPTLAHRTAQIATDGTQKVPLRWLPALAESAMAGVERPFVERALAAWLHYVEVARDEAGAPLALDDPGADALADRLRGARTAADAVRAALDSLASRDAARWPDALTARVGMHLATLRERGTDALLRPLLDA; from the coding sequence ATGCCGCTTCTTTCGTCTGATCAATGCCGGGATCTGCCGGCCGACGTGTCCCGCCCCCGCTACGACAGGCGCGCGCTTCGCACGGGCATCGTCCATCTCGGTCTCGGCGCATTTCATCGCGCGCATCAGGCGCGCTACACCGAGACGCTGCTCGACCGCGGCGATACGCGATGGGGGATCGCCGGCGTCGAGCTGCGGCGCAGGCATGCGGTCGATCTGCTCGCCGCGCAGGATCATCTCTATTCGGTGACCGAGCGCGACGGCGACGCTGCGCGCACCCGGATCGTCGGCGCCGTGCATCGCGCGCTGTTCGCGCCGCAGGCGCTCGCGCCGCTGCTGAGCCTGATCGCCGATCCGGACGTGTCGATCGTCAGCCTGACCGTCACCGAGAAGGGCTATTACCGGAAGGCGGGCGGCGCGGATCTCGACGTCGACGATCCGGCGATCCGCCGCGACCTGCAGCAACCGGACGCGCCTTGGACGACGCTCGGCGTCCTGGCCGCGGGCATCCGGCTGCGTGCGTCCGGCGCGCCGCTGTCGGTGGTCTGCTGCGACAACATACCGTCGAACGGCGACACGCTGCGCATGCTGGCGACGCAATACGCGGAGCAGTTCGACGGCGCGCTCGCGCGGCGCATCCGCGGCGACGTCGCGTTTCCGAACACGATGGTCGACCGGATCGTGCCGGCCGCGACGCCCGAATCGCTCGACTGGGTCGAGGCGCGCATCGGCGTGCGCGACGAGGCGGCGATCGTCTGCGAGCCGTTCGCGCAATGGGTGTTCGAGGACCGGTTCGCGGGCGCGCGGCCGCGCTGGGAGGACGCGGGCGCGCTCGTCGCGACCGACGTGCGTCCGTACGAGAAAATGAAGCTGCGCCTGCTGAACGGCGCGCACTCCGCGATCGCCTACGTCGGCCAGTTGCGCGGGCGGCGCACGGTGTCCGACGCGATGGCCGATCCGCTGATTGACGCATTCGTGCGCGGCCTGATGACGCGCGACTTGCTCGCGACGGTCGACGTGCCTGCCGGCTACGACGCGCGCGCGTATTGCGCGTCGTTGATCGAGCGCTTTCGCAACCCGACGCTCGCGCATCGCACCGCGCAGATCGCGACGGACGGCACGCAGAAGGTGCCGCTGCGCTGGCTGCCGGCGCTCGCGGAGAGCGCGATGGCGGGCGTCGAGCGGCCGTTTGTCGAGCGTGCGCTCGCGGCGTGGCTGCATTACGTCGAAGTCGCGCGCGACGAGGCGGGCGCGCCGCTCGCGCTCGACGATCCCGGCGCCGATGCGCTTGCTGATCGCCTTCGCGGGGCGCGGACCGCGGCCGATGCGGTGCGCGCGGCGCTGGATTCGCTCGCGTCGCGCGACGCGGCGCGATGGCCCGATGCGCTGACGGCGCGCGTCGGCATGCATCTGGCGACGCTGCGCGAACGCGGCACGGACGCGCTGCTGCGGCCGTTGCTCGACGCTTGA
- a CDS encoding GntR family transcriptional regulator, giving the protein MNDKESTEDTVVAALNGFVLDAGKSYTQQVHALLRNAIVRGALPPRTALSEAVISATIDVSRTPVREALAQLADERLVQIYRKVGTIVAPISVSILEEGRFARSTLECANHVDLAQKITPAQLAELARLVDAQRDAVAARDIDTFFALDETMHGRMFEFAGRPHVWEMLQPMKRQFDRVRWLLLDRVEDHARRALHEHEQILAHIASRNMALLGASVAMHVDRVSSHLPEVRDRAPHYFVD; this is encoded by the coding sequence ATGAACGACAAGGAATCCACGGAAGACACCGTCGTCGCGGCGCTGAACGGCTTCGTGCTCGATGCCGGCAAGTCGTATACGCAGCAGGTGCACGCGCTGCTGCGCAACGCGATCGTGCGCGGCGCGCTGCCGCCGCGCACCGCACTGTCGGAGGCGGTGATCTCGGCGACGATCGACGTGAGCCGCACGCCGGTGCGCGAAGCGCTCGCGCAGCTCGCCGACGAGCGGCTCGTGCAGATCTACCGCAAAGTCGGCACGATCGTCGCGCCGATCTCGGTGTCGATACTCGAGGAAGGACGCTTCGCGCGCAGCACGCTCGAATGCGCGAACCACGTCGATCTCGCGCAGAAGATCACGCCGGCGCAGCTCGCGGAGCTCGCCCGACTCGTCGACGCGCAGCGCGACGCAGTGGCCGCGCGCGACATCGACACGTTCTTCGCGCTCGACGAAACGATGCACGGCCGGATGTTCGAATTCGCCGGCCGGCCGCACGTGTGGGAAATGCTGCAGCCGATGAAGCGGCAGTTCGACCGCGTGCGCTGGCTGCTGCTCGATCGTGTCGAGGACCACGCGCGCCGCGCGCTGCACGAGCACGAGCAGATCCTCGCGCACATCGCGTCGCGCAACATGGCGCTGCTCGGCGCGTCGGTCGCGATGCACGTCGACCGCGTCAGCTCCCATCTGCCGGAGGTGCGCGACCGCGCGCCGCATTACTTTGTCGACTGA
- the manD gene encoding D-mannonate dehydratase ManD, which yields MKIERLHLIVTCPGRNFVTVKIVTDEGVYGLGDATLNGRELAVRAYLEDHVFPCLVGRDPRDIEDIWQYLYRGAYWRRGPVTMTAIAAIDMALWDIKGKLAGMPVYQLLGGRSRDGLMVYGHATGRDHDEAIDAVHRHIEQGYRAIRVQSGVPGLSKVYGVGKTAGAYEPAEKGLPPEEPWDTALYLRHTPELFRKVRDAVGDAPHLLHDAHHRLTPIEAARLGRDLEPYRLFWLEDATPAENQDAFRLIRSHTTTPLAVGEVFNSIWDCKDLIRDQLIDYIRATIVHAGGITHVRRIADYAAMYQVRTGFHGATDLSPVCMAAAVNFGLWAPNFGIQELMPHTALTDEVFPHNYRFEDGCLVMDDVPGLGVDIDEALAAKYPYERAYLPVARLRDGSMWNW from the coding sequence ATGAAAATCGAACGGCTGCACCTCATCGTCACCTGCCCCGGCCGGAATTTCGTGACGGTCAAGATCGTCACCGACGAAGGCGTCTACGGCCTCGGCGACGCGACGCTCAACGGGCGCGAGCTCGCGGTGCGCGCGTATCTCGAGGACCACGTGTTCCCGTGCCTCGTCGGCCGGGACCCGCGCGACATCGAGGACATCTGGCAATACCTGTATCGCGGCGCGTACTGGCGCCGCGGGCCCGTGACGATGACGGCGATCGCCGCGATCGACATGGCGCTATGGGACATCAAGGGCAAGCTCGCCGGCATGCCCGTCTATCAGCTGCTCGGCGGCAGGAGCCGCGACGGGCTGATGGTGTACGGCCACGCGACCGGACGCGATCATGACGAGGCGATCGACGCCGTGCATCGGCACATCGAGCAAGGCTACCGCGCGATCCGCGTGCAGTCCGGCGTGCCGGGGCTCTCGAAAGTGTACGGCGTCGGCAAGACCGCGGGCGCGTACGAGCCCGCCGAGAAGGGCCTGCCGCCCGAGGAGCCGTGGGACACCGCGCTCTACCTGCGCCACACGCCGGAGCTGTTCCGCAAGGTGCGCGACGCAGTCGGCGACGCGCCGCATCTGCTGCACGACGCGCATCACCGGCTGACGCCGATCGAGGCGGCGCGCCTCGGGCGCGATCTCGAGCCGTATCGACTGTTCTGGCTCGAAGACGCGACGCCCGCCGAGAATCAGGACGCGTTCCGGCTGATCCGCAGCCATACGACGACGCCGCTCGCGGTCGGCGAGGTCTTCAATTCGATCTGGGACTGCAAGGACTTGATCCGCGACCAGCTGATCGACTACATCCGCGCGACGATCGTCCACGCGGGCGGCATCACGCACGTGCGCCGCATCGCCGACTATGCGGCGATGTACCAGGTTCGCACCGGCTTCCACGGCGCGACCGACCTGTCGCCCGTATGCATGGCGGCCGCCGTCAACTTCGGCCTGTGGGCGCCGAATTTCGGCATTCAGGAGCTGATGCCGCACACCGCGCTGACCGACGAGGTCTTCCCGCACAATTATCGCTTCGAGGACGGCTGTCTCGTGATGGACGACGTGCCGGGCCTGGGCGTCGACATCGACGAGGCGCTCGCCGCGAAATATCCGTACGAGCGCGCGTATCTGCCCGTCGCCCGCTTGCGCGACGGCTCGATGTGGAATTGGTGA
- a CDS encoding Zn-dependent oxidoreductase yields MLSVVVDRPNSMGVREMPMPAPAAGELRVRVRYAGICGSDLHIFHGKNPFVSYPRIIGHEFVGRVESVGAGVDASRIGETVAVDPVISCGRCHACAIGRRNVCRHLTVLGVHRDGGFSEYVCVPAANAYRIPPEIADTCAAIVEPFAVAANATARTGVLPSDVALIYGAGTVGLTLLQVLKRVYGIRAFITDRLGERLELARKCGAADDEVINAATETLPDALQRRGVDGGPTLIFDAVCHPSILEEAVRLAAPAARIGVLGFSSEPSSIVQAELTKKELTLCASRLNCAMFPQVIEWIGAGLVHPEHIVTHKVDFRDVAQAFDLAERNPRESCKILLDFAAE; encoded by the coding sequence ATGCTGAGCGTCGTCGTCGATCGGCCCAATAGCATGGGCGTGCGCGAAATGCCGATGCCCGCGCCCGCCGCGGGCGAATTGCGCGTGCGCGTGCGCTATGCGGGCATCTGCGGATCCGATCTGCACATCTTTCATGGCAAGAACCCGTTCGTCTCGTATCCGCGGATCATCGGGCACGAGTTCGTCGGGCGCGTCGAATCGGTCGGCGCGGGCGTCGACGCATCGCGCATCGGCGAAACCGTCGCGGTCGATCCGGTCATCAGTTGCGGGCGCTGCCACGCGTGCGCGATCGGCCGGCGCAACGTGTGCCGCCACCTGACCGTGCTCGGCGTGCATCGCGACGGCGGCTTCAGCGAATACGTGTGCGTGCCCGCGGCGAACGCCTACCGGATTCCGCCCGAGATCGCCGACACCTGCGCGGCGATCGTCGAGCCGTTCGCGGTCGCGGCGAACGCGACCGCGCGCACCGGCGTGCTGCCGTCCGACGTCGCGCTGATCTACGGCGCGGGCACGGTGGGCCTCACGCTGCTGCAGGTGCTGAAGCGCGTCTACGGAATCCGCGCGTTCATCACCGATCGCCTCGGCGAGCGCCTCGAACTCGCCCGCAAGTGCGGCGCGGCCGACGACGAGGTGATCAACGCCGCGACGGAAACGCTGCCGGACGCGCTGCAGCGGCGCGGGGTCGACGGCGGTCCGACGCTGATCTTCGATGCGGTGTGCCACCCGTCGATCCTCGAGGAAGCGGTGCGGCTCGCGGCGCCCGCCGCGCGGATCGGCGTGCTCGGCTTCTCGTCGGAGCCGTCGTCGATCGTGCAGGCGGAGCTGACGAAGAAGGAATTGACGCTGTGCGCGTCGCGGCTCAATTGTGCGATGTTTCCGCAGGTCATCGAATGGATCGGCGCGGGGCTCGTGCATCCGGAGCACATCGTCACGCACAAGGTCGATTTCCGCGACGTCGCGCAGGCGTTCGATCTCGCGGAGCGCAATCCGCGAGAAAGCTGCAAGATCCTGCTGGATTTCGCGGCGGAATGA
- a CDS encoding DMT family transporter — protein MSAAPGPLRMPASASLVAAAFVALWSTGFIVARAIKPYADPNLYLLARFVGTALLYTCVALAVRARWPSGREWGRHLFAGALLQGVYLGASYWAVAQGLNAGVMALLGALQPLATAALAAPLFGERLSARGWLGMALGIAGVALVLAPKLAAARAAAGGAPAWAVVAIAVAAVASITAGSLYQKSSLAQTDLRTAVAVQNLGAALVAGAAALALGETRWHGAPALWFSLAWGIAMLSGVAVMLLMAMLRRGEAARATSLLFLAPPLAALQGYALFGETLGPPQIAGFAVALAGVTLARRN, from the coding sequence ATGTCGGCCGCGCCCGGTCCGCTTCGCATGCCTGCTTCCGCTTCCCTCGTCGCCGCGGCGTTCGTCGCGCTGTGGTCCACGGGCTTCATCGTCGCGCGCGCGATCAAGCCCTACGCCGATCCGAATCTGTACCTGCTCGCGCGCTTCGTAGGCACCGCGCTCCTCTACACGTGCGTCGCGCTCGCCGTCCGTGCGCGTTGGCCCTCGGGGCGCGAATGGGGCCGGCATCTGTTCGCCGGCGCGCTGCTGCAAGGCGTCTATCTCGGCGCGAGCTATTGGGCCGTCGCGCAAGGGCTCAACGCCGGCGTGATGGCGCTCCTAGGCGCGCTTCAGCCGCTCGCGACCGCCGCGCTCGCCGCGCCGCTCTTCGGCGAGCGGCTGTCGGCGCGCGGCTGGCTCGGAATGGCGCTCGGCATCGCGGGCGTCGCGCTCGTGCTCGCGCCGAAGCTCGCCGCCGCCCGCGCGGCGGCGGGAGGCGCGCCCGCATGGGCCGTCGTCGCGATCGCGGTCGCCGCCGTCGCGTCGATCACGGCCGGCTCGCTCTATCAGAAAAGCTCGCTCGCGCAGACCGACCTGCGCACCGCCGTCGCCGTGCAGAACCTCGGCGCGGCGCTCGTCGCCGGCGCCGCCGCGCTCGCGCTCGGCGAAACCCGCTGGCACGGCGCGCCCGCGCTGTGGTTCTCGCTCGCGTGGGGCATCGCGATGCTGTCCGGCGTCGCGGTGATGCTGCTGATGGCGATGCTGCGCCGGGGCGAGGCGGCGCGCGCGACGTCGCTGCTGTTTCTCGCGCCGCCCCTCGCCGCGCTGCAGGGCTACGCGCTCTTCGGCGAGACGCTCGGGCCGCCGCAGATCGCCGGCTTCGCGGTCGCGCTCGCCGGCGTCACGCTCGCGCGCCGTAATTGA
- a CDS encoding glutathione S-transferase family protein — translation MSYTLYYSPGAASMAVHWMLIELRVPFDVCCINIDEGMQHSPDYRRLNPTGRVPTLVVDGVPRHESTALLMLLAERHPEGGFAPPPGTPERAAWFELMIYLANTLLPAMRNWFYADIDGDPDGADAVRAHARLQIEAAMDEFDGRLRDGRDHLLGGASPSTADFLAIVLMRWTRNMPRTVFAWPHLARYVERMRARPSFAELTAREGLTEWLNAPIGAAG, via the coding sequence ATGTCGTACACGCTGTACTACTCGCCGGGCGCGGCCAGCATGGCCGTCCATTGGATGCTGATCGAGCTGCGCGTGCCGTTCGACGTCTGCTGCATCAACATCGACGAAGGCATGCAGCATTCGCCCGACTATCGGCGACTGAATCCGACGGGCCGCGTGCCGACGCTCGTCGTCGACGGCGTGCCGCGCCACGAATCGACCGCGCTGCTGATGCTGCTCGCCGAGCGCCATCCGGAAGGCGGCTTCGCGCCGCCGCCCGGCACGCCCGAGCGCGCCGCGTGGTTCGAACTGATGATCTATCTGGCGAACACGCTGCTGCCGGCGATGCGCAACTGGTTCTACGCGGACATCGATGGCGATCCGGACGGCGCCGACGCGGTCCGCGCGCATGCGCGCCTTCAGATCGAAGCGGCGATGGACGAATTCGACGGCCGGCTGCGCGACGGCCGCGACCATCTGCTCGGCGGCGCGTCACCGAGCACCGCCGACTTCCTCGCGATCGTGCTGATGCGCTGGACGCGCAACATGCCGCGCACGGTGTTCGCGTGGCCGCATCTCGCGCGCTACGTCGAACGGATGCGCGCGCGGCCGTCGTTCGCCGAGCTGACCGCGCGCGAAGGGCTGACCGAATGGCTCAATGCGCCGATTGGCGCGGCGGGATGA
- a CDS encoding LysE family translocator, producing the protein MHVDSHAIFAVFSVYLAGVVIPGPNFVAVAHKAVSATRRDALAMAGGIVLVNLMWASCAILGVGIVFAAFPWLAVAVKLAGAAYLIRFGFRLIRDAGRAGVRRATAPGTPRHMGSDRVGARRAFAQGLLTNLANPKSVALYAAVFASAAPAHVGWPTFAAMLAMVATVATGWYGFVALALSHADVATAYRRGRKAIDRFCGGLVVALGVRQLLR; encoded by the coding sequence ATGCATGTCGATTCGCACGCCATCTTTGCCGTCTTTTCCGTGTATCTCGCGGGCGTCGTGATCCCGGGCCCGAACTTCGTCGCGGTCGCGCACAAGGCCGTCTCGGCGACCCGGCGCGACGCGCTCGCAATGGCGGGCGGCATCGTGCTCGTCAATCTGATGTGGGCGTCGTGCGCGATCCTCGGCGTCGGCATCGTGTTCGCCGCGTTTCCGTGGCTCGCGGTCGCGGTCAAGCTCGCGGGCGCCGCCTACCTGATCCGTTTCGGTTTCCGGCTGATTCGCGATGCCGGCCGCGCCGGCGTTCGACGCGCGACAGCGCCGGGCACGCCGCGGCACATGGGCAGCGATCGTGTCGGCGCCCGCCGCGCGTTCGCGCAAGGCCTGCTGACGAATCTCGCGAACCCCAAGTCAGTCGCGCTCTACGCGGCCGTATTCGCATCGGCCGCGCCCGCGCATGTCGGCTGGCCGACCTTCGCGGCAATGCTCGCGATGGTCGCCACGGTCGCGACGGGCTGGTACGGCTTCGTCGCGCTCGCGCTGTCGCATGCGGACGTCGCGACCGCCTATCGACGCGGCCGCAAGGCGATCGACCGGTTCTGCGGCGGGCTCGTCGTCGCGCTGGGCGTCCGGCAACTGCTGCGCTGA